In Pseudoliparis swirei isolate HS2019 ecotype Mariana Trench chromosome 9, NWPU_hadal_v1, whole genome shotgun sequence, a genomic segment contains:
- the LOC130199451 gene encoding ras-related protein Rap-1b, with translation MREYKLVVLGSGGVGKSALTVQFVQGIFVEKYDPTIEDSYRKQVEVDGQQCMLEILDTAGTEQFTAMRDLYMKNGQGFALVYSITAQSTFNDLQDLREQILRVKDTEDVPMILVGNKCDLEDERVVGKEQGQNLARQWNNCAFLESSAKSKINVNEIFYDLVRQINRKTPMEKKPKKKSNCTLL, from the exons ATGCGCGAGTACAAGCTTGTGGTGCTGGGATCAGGTGGCGTGGGAAAATCAGCACTG ACGGTCCAATTTGTGCAAGGAATTTTTGTGGAGAAGTACGACCCAACAATAGAAGACTCGTACAGAAAG CAAGTGGAGGTCGACGGGCAGCAATGTATGCTTGAAATCCTAGACACGGCTGGAACA GAGCAGTTCACGGCCATGAGGGACCTGTACATGAAGAATGGCCAAGGTTTTGCTTTGGTGTACTCCATAACTGCGCAGTCAACATTTAATGACCTCCAGGACCTGCGGGAACAGATCCTGCGAGTAAAGGACACCGAGGAT GTTCCGATGATCCTGGTGGGAAACAAATGTGACCTGGAGGACGAGCGTGTGGTTGGAAAGGAGCAGGGTCAGAATCTGGCCCGCCAGTGGAACAACTGTGCCTTTTTAGAGTCTTCAGCTAAATCAAAGATCAATGTTAATGAG ATTTTCTATGATCTGGTGAGACAGATCAACCGGAAAACGCCGATGGAAAAGAAGCCTAAAAAGAAGTCGAATTGCACACTGCTCTAA